A genomic window from Silvibacterium dinghuense includes:
- a CDS encoding TIGR00730 family Rossman fold protein: MNLPRHNIAVFCGSASGSRPAYLEAARALGRGIATRGHGLVYGGATVGLMGAVAEAALADGAPVIGVIPDVLAGREIAHRHLTELHAVGTMHERKALMAERSHAFLALPGGYGTLDEFFEIVTWAVLKIHASPCVLINIDGYWDPMLAFLDHVLAEGFLKPETRALVQLAGSVNEALDRVEQHWAAHPHAGLIGDPSVI; the protein is encoded by the coding sequence ATGAATCTCCCCCGACACAATATTGCTGTCTTCTGCGGATCGGCCTCCGGCAGCCGCCCTGCATATCTTGAAGCCGCCCGCGCACTTGGCCGCGGGATCGCTACCCGTGGGCATGGCCTGGTGTATGGCGGAGCGACTGTGGGCCTGATGGGCGCGGTGGCCGAAGCTGCGCTCGCGGACGGGGCTCCGGTGATCGGCGTGATTCCTGACGTACTCGCCGGCCGCGAGATTGCGCATCGCCACCTGACCGAGCTGCACGCCGTGGGCACCATGCACGAGCGCAAGGCGCTGATGGCCGAGCGGTCACATGCGTTTCTCGCACTGCCGGGCGGGTATGGCACGCTGGACGAGTTTTTTGAGATCGTGACCTGGGCGGTGCTGAAGATTCACGCGAGTCCGTGCGTGCTGATCAATATCGATGGCTACTGGGACCCGATGCTGGCGTTTCTGGACCATGTGCTCGCCGAGGGGTTTCTCAAGCCGGAGACGCGGGCGCTGGTGCAGCTGGCGGGCAGTGTGAACGAGGCGCTGGATCGGGTCGAACAGCACTGGGCGGCGCATCCGCATGCCGGGCTCATCGGCGATCCTTCGGTGATTTAG
- a CDS encoding PIN domain-containing protein, with protein sequence MIGLDTNVLVRYLAKDDPAQIIRVRVFMHALSAASPGFISLITLAETAWVLGGNYEFDRKMIVAVITALLQAEELVVEQAEVVREALHLFEESRAGLSDCLIAQLGRHAGCEYTVSFDRHAAKLPGMKLLV encoded by the coding sequence ATGATTGGGCTCGACACGAATGTACTGGTCCGTTATCTGGCCAAGGATGATCCTGCGCAGATCATTCGTGTTCGCGTGTTTATGCATGCTCTCTCTGCCGCATCCCCCGGATTCATTTCTCTCATCACTCTTGCAGAAACGGCTTGGGTCCTGGGCGGAAACTATGAATTTGATCGCAAGATGATCGTCGCGGTCATTACAGCTCTTCTGCAAGCAGAAGAGCTGGTGGTTGAGCAAGCCGAAGTGGTTCGCGAAGCGCTCCATCTCTTCGAGGAGTCCCGCGCCGGTCTTTCCGATTGCCTGATCGCGCAGCTTGGTCGCCATGCCGGATGCGAATACACCGTGAGCTTTGACCGCCATGCTGCGAAGCTTCCGGGTATGAAGCTGCTCGTCTAA
- a CDS encoding AbrB/MazE/SpoVT family DNA-binding domain-containing protein — translation MATATLTSKGQITVPAKVREELGLKAGDRLEFVRNQRTGRYEIIPATISVRSLEGMLHRPGRKPVSIEEMNEAIAEMGSGRG, via the coding sequence ATGGCTACGGCTACTCTTACTTCGAAAGGCCAGATTACTGTTCCCGCGAAGGTCCGGGAAGAGCTTGGACTGAAGGCCGGAGATCGGCTGGAGTTCGTTCGCAATCAGCGGACTGGCCGTTACGAGATCATTCCCGCGACTATTTCTGTTCGTTCTCTGGAGGGAATGCTCCATCGGCCTGGCAGGAAGCCTGTGTCGATTGAAGAAATGAATGAGGCGATCGCTGAAATGGGATCTGGTCGAGGATGA
- a CDS encoding ATP-dependent helicase, with amino-acid sequence MRHLLDKLNPEQRAGVETVDGPVLLLAGAGSGKTRVITHRIAYLIEERGVAPDAILAVTFTNKASKEMAERVDKLIGHNSLAKPMVATFHSFCVRLLRRDIEVLRIGNEGLTKDFVIYDESDQQNIVKAAMRRMGIDDKQLTPRTVLSKISWAKNHMIDPQEYYLNSADANGERIAHIFEAYRKELRKANALDFDDILLEAVRVLKSSAEVRERYNRRYRYVMIDEYQDTNRPQYELMKLLAGEAKNICVVGDEDQSIYSWRGADIRNILDFEKDFPGGRIIRLEQNYRSTSVILEAASAVVSRNTQRKGKNLWTSREGGSLIGYYEAPDGENEALFIADTIQKYFRKVGPEQEEPRAAVLYRTNSQSRLVEEALRRYGIKYTMVGGFSFYERAEIKDLLCYLKFIQNPDDSVALQRVINTPARGIGKTTVETLERIALETGTSTWTAIQRALHEKLLPSRALIALDTFRKIIEDSRALLAPNFADKLAADVAPEELTEAGDAAEPETDTSFGFGDAAEEDSILAEASTAEEATSFDFGDEFQTGFAFGASEPVSSPGHTGPGDEPETLVDAMAFNPFADEPPVPHAAASGRALRADKLAPKQEEASASLETSGRIDGFRAPGDAATLPELIKFVIDRTGYIRSLEEEGTPEAISRIENLKELANAAQDAQERGETLAEFLDHAALASDTDQYDPESRVTLMTLHAAKGLEFPLVLLAGMEEGLFPHSRTLNDPNQMEEERRLCYVGLTRAMDTLYITRARYRRRYGNDSPEASMASRFLEEIPSALIEEAAGSMRRAEANYGGRGDDQSGGHYSYEDEDQSASSYGSSYNRGGSNYGGRSGSGYGGSGYSRGGSSYGTSNSSRGAGSSGKAGSGESLDNIARFFGGKGGYSSSSAGSRPKVEAPEPSGGKGFKSGQRVRHAKYGDGVVFRREGDGDDAKLTVQFAKFGTKKLVEKFANLEKL; translated from the coding sequence TTGCGGCATTTACTGGACAAGCTGAACCCCGAGCAGCGCGCCGGCGTCGAGACCGTCGACGGCCCCGTGCTTTTGCTCGCCGGCGCCGGATCGGGCAAGACCCGCGTCATCACCCATCGCATCGCCTACCTTATCGAGGAGCGCGGTGTCGCACCCGACGCCATCCTGGCCGTGACCTTCACCAACAAGGCCTCGAAAGAGATGGCCGAGCGCGTCGACAAGCTCATCGGCCATAACTCGCTGGCGAAACCGATGGTCGCCACCTTCCACTCCTTCTGCGTGCGCCTGCTGCGCCGCGACATCGAAGTGCTGCGCATCGGCAACGAAGGACTGACGAAGGACTTCGTCATCTACGACGAGAGCGATCAGCAGAACATCGTCAAAGCCGCCATGCGCCGCATGGGCATCGACGACAAGCAGCTCACCCCGCGCACCGTGCTCTCGAAGATCTCCTGGGCGAAAAACCACATGATCGATCCGCAGGAGTACTACCTGAACTCCGCGGATGCCAACGGCGAGCGCATCGCGCACATCTTCGAGGCTTATCGCAAGGAGCTGCGCAAGGCCAACGCCCTCGACTTCGACGACATCCTCCTCGAGGCTGTGCGTGTGCTTAAGTCATCGGCTGAGGTGCGCGAGCGCTACAACCGCCGCTACCGCTACGTCATGATCGACGAGTACCAGGACACCAACCGCCCGCAGTACGAGCTGATGAAACTCCTCGCCGGCGAAGCGAAGAACATCTGCGTCGTCGGCGACGAGGACCAGAGCATTTACTCCTGGCGCGGCGCCGATATCCGCAACATCCTCGACTTCGAAAAGGATTTCCCCGGCGGCAGGATCATCCGCCTGGAGCAGAACTACCGGTCTACGAGCGTCATCCTCGAGGCTGCATCGGCCGTGGTTTCGCGCAACACCCAGCGCAAGGGCAAGAACCTGTGGACCTCGCGCGAGGGCGGCTCGCTCATCGGCTATTACGAGGCGCCGGACGGCGAGAACGAGGCGCTGTTCATCGCCGACACCATCCAGAAATACTTCCGCAAGGTCGGCCCCGAGCAGGAAGAGCCGCGCGCGGCGGTGCTCTACCGCACCAACTCGCAGTCGCGCCTGGTGGAAGAGGCGCTGCGCCGCTACGGCATCAAGTACACCATGGTCGGCGGCTTCTCCTTCTACGAGCGCGCCGAAATCAAGGATCTGCTCTGCTACCTGAAGTTCATCCAGAACCCGGACGACTCGGTCGCTCTGCAGCGGGTCATCAACACGCCGGCACGGGGCATCGGCAAGACGACAGTCGAGACGCTGGAGCGCATCGCGCTCGAAACCGGCACCAGCACCTGGACGGCGATTCAACGCGCACTCCATGAGAAGCTGCTGCCCTCGCGCGCGCTGATCGCCCTCGACACTTTCCGCAAGATCATCGAAGACTCGCGCGCACTGCTTGCTCCGAACTTCGCCGACAAGCTCGCGGCCGATGTCGCGCCCGAAGAGCTCACAGAAGCTGGCGACGCAGCAGAACCGGAAACCGACACCAGCTTCGGCTTCGGCGATGCCGCCGAAGAAGACAGCATCCTGGCCGAGGCGAGCACCGCCGAGGAAGCCACCAGCTTCGATTTCGGCGACGAATTCCAGACCGGCTTCGCCTTCGGTGCCTCCGAACCCGTTTCCTCACCCGGTCATACCGGCCCCGGAGACGAGCCTGAAACCCTGGTCGATGCAATGGCCTTCAATCCCTTTGCCGACGAGCCGCCCGTACCGCACGCTGCGGCATCAGGCCGTGCGCTGCGTGCCGACAAGCTCGCGCCGAAGCAGGAAGAAGCAAGCGCAAGCCTCGAGACCAGCGGCCGCATTGACGGCTTCCGCGCCCCGGGAGACGCCGCGACGCTGCCCGAGCTCATCAAGTTCGTCATCGATCGCACCGGCTACATCCGCTCGCTCGAGGAAGAAGGCACGCCCGAGGCCATCTCGCGCATTGAAAACCTGAAAGAACTGGCCAACGCGGCGCAGGACGCTCAGGAGCGCGGCGAAACACTGGCTGAATTCCTCGACCATGCAGCTCTCGCCAGCGACACCGACCAGTACGACCCCGAGTCGCGCGTGACGCTGATGACGCTGCACGCCGCCAAGGGTCTCGAGTTCCCGCTCGTGCTGCTGGCAGGCATGGAGGAAGGTCTCTTCCCGCACTCGCGCACGCTCAACGATCCAAACCAGATGGAAGAAGAGCGGCGGCTCTGCTACGTGGGCCTCACCCGCGCCATGGACACGCTCTACATCACCCGCGCGCGCTATCGCCGCCGCTACGGCAACGATTCGCCCGAGGCGAGCATGGCTTCGCGCTTCCTCGAAGAGATTCCCTCGGCGCTGATCGAAGAGGCCGCCGGCAGCATGCGCCGGGCGGAAGCAAACTACGGCGGGCGCGGCGACGATCAGAGCGGCGGCCACTACAGCTACGAGGACGAAGACCAGAGCGCGAGCAGCTACGGTTCGAGCTACAACCGCGGCGGCTCGAATTACGGCGGCCGCAGCGGGTCAGGCTACGGAGGGTCGGGCTATAGCCGCGGCGGCTCCAGCTATGGAACTTCGAACTCCTCTCGCGGAGCCGGTTCGTCCGGCAAAGCCGGCAGCGGCGAGTCGCTCGACAACATCGCCCGGTTCTTTGGCGGAAAGGGCGGCTACAGCAGCTCGAGCGCCGGTTCACGACCCAAGGTCGAAGCCCCTGAACCCTCCGGCGGCAAGGGCTTCAAGAGCGGCCAGCGTGTTCGCCATGCCAAGTACGGGGATGGCGTGGTCTTCCGGCGCGAAGGCGACGGTGACGATGCCAAGCTCACCGTGCAGTTCGCGAAGTTCGGCACCAAGAAGCTGGTGGAAAAGTTCGCGAACCTGGAGAAGCTGTAA
- a CDS encoding amino acid permease: MRSRTLPRQALACKSIDKLIQESENPETSLKKTLGPVSLTSLGIGAVIGSGIFTVIGTAISGEKFDTSSILNTPLLDYLVHHTALVGRPGAGPALALSLVLVAIVCAFTGFCYAELASMIPIAGSAYTYTYATLGELIAWIIGWDLILEYAVSNMAVSVGFAEHAVGFLDWFGIHPSLRWISPAYLPSGLQDLQGHDLYASGWHFGFNIPAFLIVMLLTMVLVRGIRESAETNNIMVLLKIAAILAFVGVGAHFVHPSNWKPFYPSGWSGVLTGGSIIFFTYIGFDSVSTAAEECKNPQRDVPIGIIATLVICTILYIGVAVVLTGLIKWDSLVDDAAPVVNTLKKVYLAHPSATLNWTRLAILIGAMMGMISSILVFQIGQARVWFAMSRDRLLPSIFSKVHPRFRTPAVSTWVAGFVVGIPAGLLDIGTFSDLSNIGTLFAFVLVSAGVLILRYKEPHRHRSFRCPGGPVLPVLSIIFCVLLMAGLPIMTWLRFFVWLAIGLVIYFFYSRKRSEFASN; encoded by the coding sequence GTGAGGAGTCGTACCCTGCCGCGCCAAGCCTTAGCCTGTAAATCGATCGACAAGCTCATCCAGGAGTCGGAAAACCCCGAGACAAGTCTGAAAAAGACACTGGGACCGGTCTCCCTGACCTCGCTCGGCATCGGCGCCGTCATCGGCTCGGGCATCTTCACCGTCATCGGCACGGCCATCTCCGGCGAGAAGTTCGACACCTCCTCCATCCTGAACACCCCGCTCCTCGATTATCTTGTGCACCATACGGCGCTCGTCGGACGTCCCGGAGCCGGCCCGGCGCTGGCACTTTCGCTCGTCCTGGTCGCCATTGTCTGCGCCTTCACCGGTTTCTGCTATGCGGAGCTGGCCTCGATGATCCCTATCGCCGGCTCGGCGTACACCTATACCTATGCCACGCTTGGCGAGCTGATCGCGTGGATCATCGGCTGGGACCTTATCCTCGAATACGCGGTCTCCAACATGGCGGTCTCGGTCGGCTTCGCCGAGCACGCCGTCGGCTTCCTCGACTGGTTCGGCATCCATCCCAGCCTGCGATGGATCTCGCCCGCTTATCTGCCCTCCGGCCTGCAGGACCTGCAGGGACACGACCTCTATGCCTCGGGCTGGCACTTCGGCTTCAACATTCCGGCCTTCCTCATCGTGATGCTGCTGACCATGGTCCTGGTGCGCGGCATCCGCGAGTCGGCGGAGACCAATAACATCATGGTCCTGCTGAAGATCGCCGCCATCCTGGCCTTTGTCGGCGTGGGCGCGCACTTCGTGCATCCTTCCAACTGGAAGCCGTTCTATCCCAGCGGCTGGTCGGGCGTGCTCACCGGCGGCTCGATCATCTTCTTCACCTATATCGGCTTCGATTCCGTCTCGACCGCCGCCGAGGAGTGCAAGAACCCGCAGCGCGATGTACCCATCGGCATCATCGCCACGCTGGTCATCTGCACCATCCTCTACATCGGCGTGGCGGTGGTGCTCACCGGGCTCATCAAGTGGGACTCACTGGTCGACGACGCGGCACCGGTCGTCAATACGCTCAAGAAGGTTTATCTCGCGCACCCCAGCGCGACGCTCAACTGGACGCGCCTCGCCATCCTCATCGGCGCGATGATGGGCATGATTTCGTCCATCCTCGTCTTCCAGATCGGCCAGGCGCGCGTGTGGTTTGCCATGTCGCGCGACCGCCTGCTGCCCTCCATCTTCAGCAAGGTGCATCCGCGCTTCCGGACCCCGGCCGTCTCCACCTGGGTCGCGGGGTTCGTCGTCGGCATACCGGCCGGCCTGCTCGACATCGGCACCTTCTCCGATCTCTCAAACATCGGCACGCTCTTCGCGTTTGTGCTGGTCTCGGCCGGCGTGCTGATCCTTCGCTACAAGGAACCCCATCGCCACCGCAGCTTCCGCTGCCCTGGTGGACCGGTTCTGCCGGTTCTGAGCATCATCTTTTGCGTCCTGCTCATGGCCGGACTGCCGATCATGACCTGGCTCCGCTTCTTCGTCTGGCTGGCCATCGGCCTGGTGATCTACTTCTTCTACAGCCGCAAGCGGAGCGAGTTCGCGAGTAATTAG
- a CDS encoding VOC family protein — protein sequence MSFSPLGLTPLIGVFDMHASLAFYRDVLGFSVVNASPAVETREGRFSHWMWLRFGEAEIMLNTIYDSNERPPEPPERRSGDTVFYIHCADIDLAYKELTGRGLKSKPPQMARYGLRLFSVKDPDGYIVVFQEIASSER from the coding sequence ATGAGCTTCTCGCCGCTGGGACTGACGCCGTTGATCGGCGTTTTCGACATGCATGCGTCGCTTGCGTTCTACCGGGATGTGCTCGGCTTCTCAGTCGTGAATGCCTCACCTGCGGTGGAGACGCGCGAAGGCCGCTTTTCGCACTGGATGTGGCTGCGCTTTGGCGAGGCCGAGATCATGCTGAACACGATCTATGACTCGAACGAGCGGCCGCCGGAGCCTCCGGAGCGAAGATCGGGCGATACGGTGTTCTACATCCACTGCGCGGATATCGATCTGGCTTACAAAGAGCTGACCGGCAGGGGGCTCAAATCCAAGCCCCCGCAGATGGCTCGTTATGGGCTCCGGCTCTTCAGTGTGAAAGATCCGGACGGCTACATCGTGGTCTTCCAGGAAATCGCGAGCAGCGAACGCTAA
- a CDS encoding Gfo/Idh/MocA family protein, with protein MLNRRQFVPVAAAGSAMLLDSLSAKATNSPNDRIRIGVIGPGSRGQELIRQFLHLPGNEIAAVADIYEPRYAQVDKLVGRSVPHYKDYRELLARTDLDAIVISTPVSLHAEHAQAAVRSGRPVYCEKALAFTAGECRDQVKTAEAGGHVFQMGFEYRYAAWVQEGVRRIQAGHIGEPTHVYAYWHRNNDWRRPVPSPDPDKKLEHLINWRLYRETSGGLLTELGSHHIDIANWVFDEPPARVTGTTSIVRWQDGRTVGDNVQAIFSYSKGRRMVFSSITDNAEMGNQLWVYGTEGTVQFTIEDATFYYEPKKPKAAPAGAEVVERGITTGASYSPRGEMPYRGEGERLSTPNAEDPTLACCRSFLDCVRNGKKPVADVRIGYHSAIATVIGNQALYEEKSYAIPGLT; from the coding sequence TTGCTCAATCGCAGGCAGTTTGTTCCCGTCGCGGCCGCTGGTTCGGCCATGCTTCTCGATTCGCTGAGTGCGAAGGCCACGAATTCCCCGAATGACCGCATCCGCATCGGCGTGATCGGGCCGGGCAGCCGCGGACAGGAGCTGATTCGCCAGTTCCTGCACCTGCCGGGCAACGAGATTGCCGCCGTCGCCGATATCTACGAGCCGCGCTATGCGCAGGTGGACAAGCTGGTGGGGCGCAGCGTTCCGCATTACAAGGATTACCGCGAGCTGCTGGCACGGACAGATCTCGACGCGATTGTGATCTCCACGCCGGTGTCGTTGCACGCCGAGCATGCGCAGGCCGCGGTGCGTTCCGGCCGTCCAGTGTATTGCGAGAAGGCGCTGGCCTTCACCGCCGGTGAGTGCCGCGATCAGGTGAAGACGGCGGAGGCTGGAGGCCATGTCTTCCAGATGGGTTTCGAATATCGTTATGCGGCGTGGGTGCAGGAGGGCGTAAGGCGCATCCAGGCGGGACATATCGGCGAACCAACACATGTGTACGCGTACTGGCATCGCAACAACGACTGGCGCAGGCCGGTGCCCAGTCCCGATCCGGACAAGAAGCTCGAGCACCTCATCAACTGGAGGCTCTATCGCGAGACCTCGGGTGGGCTGCTGACCGAGCTCGGCTCGCACCACATCGACATTGCCAACTGGGTCTTCGATGAGCCGCCGGCGCGTGTCACCGGCACGACGAGCATTGTTCGCTGGCAGGATGGGCGCACCGTCGGCGACAATGTGCAGGCCATCTTCAGCTATTCGAAGGGGCGGCGCATGGTCTTCAGCTCCATCACCGACAACGCCGAGATGGGCAACCAGCTCTGGGTGTATGGCACCGAGGGCACGGTGCAGTTCACGATCGAAGACGCGACCTTCTACTACGAGCCGAAGAAGCCGAAGGCGGCGCCTGCAGGCGCCGAGGTGGTAGAGCGCGGCATTACGACGGGGGCGTCGTACTCGCCCAGAGGCGAGATGCCCTATCGCGGTGAAGGCGAGCGCCTCTCGACGCCGAATGCGGAAGATCCGACATTGGCCTGCTGCCGTTCTTTCCTCGACTGCGTGCGTAACGGCAAGAAGCCGGTCGCGGATGTGCGTATCGGCTACCACTCTGCCATTGCTACCGTGATCGGCAACCAGGCGTTGTATGAGGAGAAGTCGTACGCGATTCCGGGGCTGACTTAG